One segment of Anatilimnocola aggregata DNA contains the following:
- the glgP gene encoding alpha-glucan family phosphorylase, whose product MSTIETGVLAESTQMAGELSGQALYDKCWALAKNLWWTWHPEVISIFRDLDPIRWRQLDHNPVALLREFTAERLASRAAEMVLSSRINYAHRRLKEYMANTKTWAATHAGVLGGNPVAYFSAEFGLHESIPIYSGGLGVLSGDHVKSASGLGVNLVGIGLFYDQGYFKQQLDDKGFQKEEYLDTKVENMPIEPALSPEGKPITVRVDTRNGALFAKVWKMQVGRVRLFLLDCDVDGNSPEDRELTSRLYGGDERTRIRQELVLGVGGVKALRALGIHPGVYHLNEGHSAFGPLEVIRERMHDDGLPFDEALRDVATQTVFTTHTPVPAGHDRFGGEMVEEHLGPLRDALGISYDQLMGLGRVEPQNPQEPFCMTVVGLKLSRKANAVSQLHGHISRRMWAQLWPWRVEEEIPIGHITNGVHIPTWLASQMMQLYDRHFVAQWIYRMGEPEVWQAIHNVDPGELWETHNALKNLLLAFVRRRVSRQCRRRGESDETVEAARNVLDPNVLTIGFGRRFATYKRATLLLNDAERLSALVNDKERPVQFVFAGKAHPKDEPGKRFIQTIANLRHDPRFAGKIVYVEDYDMNVCRHMIQGVDVWLNNPRRPLEASGTSGQKTVLNGGLNLSILDGWWAEAYDGTNGFAIGHGKSHHDDAVTDKRDCEFLFKAIEDEVVPMYYDRDVDGLPRQWIKRMMNSISTLAWRFSAHRMVMDYARYSYVPSAGGLSCDMTSK is encoded by the coding sequence ATGTCAACGATCGAGACCGGCGTTCTTGCGGAATCAACTCAGATGGCCGGCGAGCTTTCAGGCCAGGCTTTGTACGACAAATGTTGGGCCCTGGCGAAGAACTTGTGGTGGACCTGGCACCCCGAAGTCATCAGCATTTTTCGAGATCTGGATCCCATTCGTTGGCGTCAGCTCGATCACAATCCGGTCGCATTGCTCCGTGAATTCACCGCCGAGCGTTTGGCCAGCCGCGCCGCCGAAATGGTCCTTTCCAGCCGTATTAATTACGCCCATCGCCGGCTGAAGGAATACATGGCGAACACCAAGACCTGGGCAGCCACGCACGCGGGCGTGCTGGGTGGCAATCCGGTCGCCTATTTCTCGGCTGAGTTCGGCCTGCACGAATCGATTCCGATTTACTCTGGTGGCCTGGGCGTGCTCTCGGGCGATCACGTCAAGAGTGCCAGCGGTCTGGGTGTAAACCTGGTCGGCATCGGCCTGTTCTACGACCAAGGCTATTTCAAGCAACAACTCGACGACAAAGGTTTCCAAAAGGAAGAGTATCTCGACACCAAGGTCGAGAACATGCCGATCGAACCAGCACTCTCCCCCGAAGGCAAGCCGATCACCGTGCGCGTCGATACACGCAATGGCGCACTCTTCGCCAAGGTGTGGAAGATGCAGGTCGGTCGCGTCCGGCTCTTCCTGCTCGATTGCGACGTCGATGGCAACAGCCCGGAAGATCGCGAACTCACCAGCCGATTGTACGGTGGTGATGAGCGAACCCGCATTCGCCAGGAGCTGGTACTCGGTGTTGGTGGCGTGAAAGCCCTCCGCGCTCTGGGCATTCATCCCGGTGTTTATCACTTGAACGAAGGTCACAGCGCCTTCGGCCCGCTCGAAGTGATTCGCGAACGGATGCACGACGACGGCTTGCCCTTCGACGAAGCCCTGCGCGATGTCGCGACGCAAACGGTCTTCACCACGCACACACCCGTGCCTGCCGGTCACGACCGCTTCGGCGGCGAAATGGTCGAAGAACACTTGGGACCACTCCGTGACGCGCTGGGCATCAGCTATGACCAGTTGATGGGGCTCGGCCGCGTGGAGCCACAGAATCCGCAAGAGCCGTTCTGCATGACCGTCGTGGGTCTCAAGCTGTCGCGCAAAGCAAATGCAGTGAGCCAATTGCACGGGCATATCAGCCGGCGGATGTGGGCTCAGCTGTGGCCGTGGCGCGTCGAAGAAGAAATTCCGATTGGCCACATCACCAACGGTGTGCACATTCCGACGTGGCTCGCCTCGCAGATGATGCAGCTCTACGACCGGCACTTCGTCGCCCAGTGGATCTATCGCATGGGTGAGCCCGAAGTGTGGCAAGCCATTCACAACGTCGATCCGGGCGAATTGTGGGAAACCCACAACGCTCTCAAGAACTTACTCCTCGCGTTCGTGCGTCGCCGTGTCAGCCGTCAGTGCCGTCGCCGGGGCGAAAGTGACGAGACGGTGGAAGCCGCTCGCAATGTGCTCGACCCCAACGTGCTGACGATTGGCTTCGGCCGTCGCTTTGCCACGTACAAGCGAGCCACGCTGCTGCTCAACGATGCCGAACGTTTGTCGGCGCTTGTCAACGACAAAGAACGCCCCGTGCAGTTCGTCTTTGCCGGTAAGGCCCATCCGAAGGACGAACCCGGTAAGCGGTTCATCCAGACGATTGCCAACCTACGTCACGACCCGCGGTTCGCGGGCAAGATTGTGTACGTCGAAGACTACGACATGAACGTCTGCCGTCACATGATTCAGGGTGTCGACGTGTGGCTCAATAACCCGCGTCGTCCGCTGGAAGCTTCGGGCACCAGCGGTCAGAAGACCGTCCTCAACGGCGGCCTGAACCTATCTATCCTCGATGGTTGGTGGGCCGAAGCCTACGACGGCACCAATGGCTTTGCCATTGGTCACGGCAAGAGCCATCACGATGACGCGGTCACTGATAAGCGGGACTGTGAGTTCCTCTTTAAGGCGATCGAAGACGAAGTCGTGCCGATGTACTACGACCGCGACGTGGATGGTCTGCCCCGCCAATGGATCAAGCGGATGATGAACAGCATCAGCACGCTGGCCTGGCGGTTTAGTGCTCACCGCATGGTGATGGACTATGCCCGCTATAGCTACGTCCCCTCGGCCGGTGGCCTCAGCTGCGATATGACCTCGAAGTAG
- a CDS encoding FxsA family protein, translating to MFARIFLFLTILPIVELTLLLLLGRYTSVWTAVGFVLITGLIGTVLLRIQGVQAWRNVQNDLRAGKMPTASLVDGFLILLASTLLISPGVLTDFVGITLLIPWCRRWYGLLLLWYFHARVITTFTQGNEAAPSAAAIRRTEVIDSYVVETPQHND from the coding sequence TTGTTCGCACGCATCTTCTTATTCCTGACGATTCTTCCCATCGTGGAACTCACGCTGCTACTTTTGCTCGGCAGATACACCAGCGTCTGGACCGCAGTGGGCTTCGTGCTGATTACTGGCCTGATTGGGACCGTGCTGCTACGCATTCAAGGGGTGCAAGCCTGGCGGAACGTACAGAACGATCTGCGCGCGGGCAAAATGCCGACAGCTTCGCTCGTCGATGGCTTTTTGATTCTGCTGGCTTCGACGCTTCTCATTTCGCCGGGTGTCCTCACCGATTTTGTCGGCATCACGCTCCTCATTCCTTGGTGTCGGCGTTGGTATGGCCTCTTGCTCCTGTGGTATTTTCACGCGCGCGTGATCACGACTTTCACGCAAGGCAACGAGGCAGCCCCAAGTGCCGCGGCAATCCGCCGGACCGAAGTCATAGATTCTTATGTCGTGGAAACGCCGCAGCACAACGACTGA
- a CDS encoding WD40 repeat domain-containing protein, with protein sequence MLFPVRCVVSIICTVISPLASSLIAAPPITAAAFAPDGKLVLLGSQAGVEIRSWPELKLIDRFPTELANVHDLAFSTTGRLLLVAGGSPGESGFVEVHRWPGQDSSPQRLKIGDDVIYRAVWSANDDFWITAGADGLCRVFAATTRKQTSQFTGHSRAVLALGCLPDGKTAISAGADHSIRLWEIRSGKEVRSLDNHLDSVNDLAIQPQQAPGTIPLIASASEDRTVRQWQATIGRLVRFARLSSVPRALAWSHSGEQLFVGCNDGQLRVIDPATADVVQQLSGMVGRVHVLLADPADKSRLLIAGENGAAKMISLSAK encoded by the coding sequence ATGTTGTTTCCAGTGCGCTGCGTCGTCAGCATCATTTGCACGGTGATCTCACCTCTTGCCAGTTCGCTCATCGCAGCGCCCCCGATCACAGCGGCAGCCTTCGCGCCGGATGGCAAGCTCGTCCTGCTTGGCTCGCAGGCTGGGGTGGAAATCCGCTCGTGGCCCGAGTTGAAACTTATAGATCGGTTTCCAACCGAGCTGGCCAACGTTCACGATCTGGCCTTCTCAACCACGGGTCGCTTATTGCTCGTCGCGGGAGGAAGTCCGGGCGAAAGTGGGTTCGTCGAAGTCCATCGCTGGCCCGGGCAAGACAGCAGTCCACAGCGATTGAAGATTGGCGACGATGTAATATATCGCGCTGTTTGGTCTGCCAACGACGATTTTTGGATCACAGCTGGTGCCGATGGACTCTGCCGCGTATTTGCGGCGACCACTCGAAAACAAACCAGCCAGTTCACGGGGCATTCGCGCGCTGTCCTGGCGCTGGGCTGTTTGCCGGACGGTAAGACGGCCATTTCGGCAGGGGCCGATCACAGCATAAGACTATGGGAGATTCGCAGCGGCAAAGAAGTACGGTCGCTCGACAATCATTTGGATAGCGTGAACGACCTGGCGATTCAGCCGCAGCAAGCGCCGGGAACCATCCCGCTGATTGCGTCTGCCAGCGAAGACCGTACGGTTCGGCAGTGGCAGGCCACGATCGGTCGACTGGTGAGGTTCGCCAGGTTGTCATCGGTTCCGCGCGCTTTGGCGTGGTCGCATTCGGGCGAACAATTGTTCGTTGGCTGCAACGATGGCCAACTGCGCGTCATCGACCCGGCAACTGCGGACGTCGTGCAGCAGCTTTCAGGAATGGTCGGCCGAGTCCATGTTCTGCTCGCTGATCCCGCCGATAAGTCTCGTCTGTTGATTGCTGGCGAAAATGGCGCGGCAAAAATGATCTCACTTTCTGCGAAGTAG
- a CDS encoding DUF1501 domain-containing protein: MNAHLKQITRRDILRVGSLGALGLSLIDLVRGRAVAEPALRPRAKNCILLWLDGGPSHLETFDLKPDAPAEVRGPFRAISTAVPGIQISELLPRTARITGKLALVRSLTSPLGEHGLANHYLLTGYQPSPVLQYPSYGSVLSHVRQVESILPPYIAVPESRSPAGAGYLSSAHEPFATGSDPSKPEFRVRDLERFPGVTEARLNRRREYLAEFERAQAAVEGTTASTDPTFEQAYRLVTSTAAKRAFDLSAETAEVRAGYGPRMFGQSCLLARRLVERGVPFVTVWNTGWDTHDGLTLQLRDGYSGAKTGVGLIPTFDLGFSALIEDLDQRGLLAETLVIAMGEFGRTPKLNTRGGRDHWPRVFSALLAGAGINGGKVIGASDRVGESPQDRPITPADLAATIYTLLGIDPQQTLPTADGRPVRVNTGGQLIHELI, encoded by the coding sequence ATGAATGCGCACCTGAAACAAATCACACGACGAGACATCCTGCGCGTTGGCAGCCTCGGTGCGCTCGGCTTGAGTTTGATCGACCTGGTTCGCGGTCGGGCAGTTGCCGAGCCCGCTTTGCGGCCACGAGCTAAAAACTGCATCCTGCTCTGGCTCGATGGCGGGCCCAGTCATCTCGAAACATTCGACCTCAAGCCGGACGCACCCGCAGAAGTGCGCGGGCCGTTTCGAGCCATCTCAACCGCGGTACCGGGCATTCAAATCAGTGAACTGCTGCCCCGCACCGCGCGGATTACAGGCAAGCTCGCCCTCGTGCGGTCGCTCACATCACCGCTGGGCGAACACGGGTTGGCGAACCATTATCTGCTCACCGGTTACCAACCATCGCCGGTGCTGCAATATCCAAGCTATGGTTCGGTCTTGAGTCACGTGCGACAGGTCGAATCGATCTTACCGCCCTATATCGCCGTGCCCGAATCGCGCTCACCAGCTGGGGCAGGCTATTTGAGCAGCGCTCACGAACCGTTCGCGACCGGTAGCGATCCCAGCAAGCCTGAGTTTCGCGTGCGCGATCTGGAGCGTTTTCCGGGCGTAACGGAAGCCAGATTGAATCGCCGCCGCGAGTACCTGGCCGAGTTCGAGCGGGCGCAAGCCGCGGTAGAAGGAACCACGGCAAGTACCGATCCCACGTTCGAGCAGGCTTATCGGCTGGTCACTTCCACCGCTGCCAAGCGGGCTTTCGATTTGAGTGCAGAAACGGCTGAGGTACGTGCCGGGTATGGTCCTCGCATGTTCGGGCAAAGTTGTTTGCTCGCGCGGCGACTCGTCGAGCGCGGTGTTCCGTTCGTCACTGTCTGGAACACTGGGTGGGATACGCACGACGGACTCACGCTGCAGCTGCGCGATGGTTATAGCGGCGCGAAAACGGGCGTGGGGCTGATTCCCACCTTCGATCTGGGATTCTCGGCCTTGATCGAGGATCTCGATCAGCGCGGCCTGCTCGCCGAAACGCTGGTGATTGCGATGGGGGAGTTTGGTCGCACGCCCAAGTTGAACACCCGTGGCGGTCGCGATCACTGGCCGCGCGTTTTCAGCGCTCTCCTTGCTGGCGCGGGCATCAACGGTGGAAAAGTAATCGGTGCGAGTGACCGCGTTGGAGAAAGTCCCCAAGATCGCCCGATCACCCCTGCCGATTTGGCGGCGACGATTTACACGTTACTCGGTATCGATCCGCAGCAGACGTTGCCTACAGCAGACGGACGACCCGTGCGGGTGAATACCGGTGGCCAATTGATTCACGAACTGATTTGA
- a CDS encoding DUF1549 and DUF1553 domain-containing protein translates to MSLVSLLFVLISADPVAQPPTTSDFATEIVPILTKAGCNAGACHGAAAGRGGLHLSLFGSDAAADYEAIVHAYEGRRINMQQPARSLLLRKPTGYLDHEGGLLWDEESAATNKITNWIKAGAAFGTPRTLIDFQVSPQQQLAKSLNEKIPLRATATFANEQPLDVTKWTVFSSADPTALEIHPQTAVATIHRRGQHTVIARYLDRVVSVQLSLSLSDDAVDLAHSPRVNFIDDEVLLTLSRLRIPPSPPAEDATYLRRVTLDLTGRLPTPDEVSEYQADQAPDKRTRLVDRLLASEAFNDYWTLRFARLLNIHSLPNEREGLMAYSAWLRTQIASNAPINVWAEQLLVATGDSHAVGPANFGRMVPDARGQAELVGRFFLGARLGCANCHDHPLDRWTQNDYHGLAAVFARLERGRHVQFVARGSVTNLRTGQPATPRIPGHRDLLPTNENHQTVARWLISRENPLFAQALVNRLWQGMFGRGLVEPTDDLRATNPATHPQLLQQLADDFAAHGYDLRHTLRQIALSQTYARGGQHLPGNATDDRFYARSYHRPLSAEVLADAIADVTGVSNGYAHLAAQTRAVQIVDFLSPAPVLEILGRCGRGSNCDEAAPSARGLPAQLHLLNGDFINAKLIDKQGRLQQLLAAGAADREIVKEFYLRALAREPTVAELTRWTRQLNSTNQQERTERCEDFVWSLLSSREFSENH, encoded by the coding sequence ATGAGTCTGGTTTCGCTCCTCTTCGTGCTAATCTCGGCCGATCCTGTTGCCCAGCCACCAACGACGAGTGATTTCGCCACGGAGATCGTTCCCATCCTGACGAAAGCGGGCTGCAATGCCGGCGCGTGTCACGGTGCAGCAGCGGGCCGCGGCGGATTGCACCTTTCGCTTTTCGGCAGCGATGCGGCCGCGGATTACGAAGCGATCGTGCATGCCTACGAAGGGCGGCGAATTAACATGCAGCAGCCCGCGCGCAGTCTGCTGCTGCGCAAGCCGACAGGCTATCTCGACCATGAAGGTGGCCTGCTGTGGGACGAAGAGAGCGCGGCCACGAACAAAATCACCAACTGGATTAAGGCCGGCGCGGCATTTGGCACACCGCGCACGCTGATTGATTTTCAGGTTTCACCCCAGCAGCAACTGGCCAAATCGCTGAACGAGAAGATCCCCCTTCGCGCTACTGCGACTTTCGCCAACGAGCAACCGCTCGATGTGACAAAGTGGACCGTATTCAGTTCAGCTGATCCCACGGCGCTTGAAATTCATCCGCAGACCGCAGTAGCGACGATTCATCGCCGCGGACAGCACACGGTAATTGCCCGCTATCTCGATCGCGTTGTCTCCGTGCAACTCAGCTTGTCACTATCGGACGATGCAGTGGATCTAGCGCACTCGCCGCGAGTCAATTTCATTGACGACGAAGTCTTACTTACGCTCAGCAGACTGCGAATTCCTCCTTCACCTCCGGCAGAGGATGCGACTTATTTGAGGCGAGTGACACTCGACCTGACGGGTCGCTTGCCGACACCGGACGAGGTTAGCGAATATCAGGCTGACCAAGCACCAGACAAACGAACCAGATTGGTCGACCGCCTGCTCGCGAGTGAGGCGTTCAACGACTACTGGACGCTCCGCTTCGCCCGCTTGCTCAACATTCACTCGCTTCCCAACGAACGCGAAGGACTAATGGCGTACTCAGCCTGGCTGCGAACACAAATTGCCTCGAATGCGCCAATCAACGTGTGGGCCGAGCAACTGTTGGTCGCGACCGGTGACTCGCACGCCGTAGGACCGGCGAATTTCGGCCGCATGGTCCCTGATGCGCGCGGCCAGGCAGAACTGGTCGGACGGTTCTTTCTCGGCGCGCGCCTGGGCTGCGCGAACTGCCATGATCACCCGCTCGATCGCTGGACGCAGAACGATTATCACGGACTGGCCGCGGTATTTGCCCGCCTCGAACGTGGGCGACACGTCCAATTTGTTGCGCGTGGGAGCGTCACGAATTTGCGCACCGGCCAACCGGCAACGCCGCGAATTCCGGGGCATCGCGACCTTCTGCCAACCAACGAAAATCATCAAACCGTCGCCCGCTGGCTGATCTCGCGCGAGAATCCACTCTTTGCCCAGGCGCTCGTCAATCGCTTATGGCAAGGTATGTTCGGTCGCGGGTTAGTCGAGCCAACCGATGACCTGCGCGCGACCAACCCAGCCACGCATCCCCAGTTGTTGCAACAATTGGCCGATGATTTTGCCGCGCATGGCTACGACCTACGGCACACGCTCAGGCAGATCGCGCTTAGCCAGACCTATGCCCGCGGCGGGCAGCACTTGCCCGGCAATGCGACGGACGATCGGTTTTATGCCCGGTCGTATCACCGCCCACTCAGCGCGGAAGTGCTGGCCGATGCCATTGCCGACGTGACAGGGGTGAGCAATGGTTACGCGCACCTGGCCGCGCAGACACGAGCCGTGCAAATTGTCGACTTCCTCAGCCCGGCCCCGGTGCTCGAGATTCTCGGGCGCTGCGGTCGCGGCAGCAACTGCGACGAAGCCGCGCCGAGCGCCCGCGGATTGCCGGCGCAGCTGCATCTGCTCAATGGCGACTTCATCAACGCCAAATTGATCGACAAGCAAGGGAGGCTGCAACAACTGCTCGCAGCTGGTGCAGCGGATCGCGAAATTGTGAAAGAGTTCTACTTACGGGCGCTGGCAAGAGAGCCCACCGTCGCCGAGCTAACTCGTTGGACGAGACAACTGAATTCCACCAACCAACAAGAGCGAACCGAACGGTGCGAAGACTTCGTGTGGAGTCTGCTGAGCAGTCGCGAGTTTAGTGAGAATCATTGA
- a CDS encoding RNA polymerase sigma factor, protein MDEDDLLRRCQQGDDRALTQLVHHFQERIFRLALRVLADEARAEDATADALATIWSRCGSWRGTAKASTWVQQVAWRVVLDHHRRRRRWWRFWEFKVETEEVIAGSSVDPAEQLANSDDQQQRARRLQAAIAQLSPADRALVHWHYFEEQSLAEIAVVLGTTRDALKMRLSRVRKKLQASLEQP, encoded by the coding sequence GTGGACGAGGACGATTTGCTCCGCCGCTGCCAGCAGGGAGACGATCGCGCGCTCACGCAGTTAGTGCATCATTTTCAGGAGCGAATTTTTCGTCTCGCCCTGCGGGTGCTGGCCGATGAAGCCCGCGCAGAAGATGCCACCGCCGACGCGCTGGCAACGATTTGGTCGCGCTGCGGCAGTTGGCGCGGCACGGCAAAGGCCAGCACTTGGGTTCAACAAGTCGCCTGGCGGGTGGTGCTCGATCATCATCGGCGTCGGCGGCGCTGGTGGCGATTCTGGGAGTTCAAAGTCGAAACAGAAGAAGTAATAGCTGGCTCCAGCGTTGATCCGGCCGAGCAATTGGCAAACAGCGATGACCAGCAGCAGCGAGCGCGGCGATTGCAGGCTGCAATTGCGCAGCTTTCACCCGCAGACCGAGCGCTCGTGCATTGGCACTATTTCGAAGAGCAAAGTTTGGCTGAGATCGCCGTAGTGCTGGGGACAACTCGTGATGCGCTGAAGATGAGACTCAGCCGCGTGCGAAAAAAACTGCAAGCCAGTTTGGAACAACCATGA
- a CDS encoding EF-hand domain-containing protein — protein sequence MKSLSLFLFSVCALSAATTFAQAPKGPPNPATNPVPNNPAQNPNGQFGQPFNPGAGAQNAAAVREAMMKRFDRNGDGRLDQQEQLAATKAMQQQGIRVPGAPNLVGPGKNAGPQAGPGLQAPQPQQPPAPKLNKREELLLKRFDKDGDGKLNNEEKAAARAELGQKNKTDKK from the coding sequence ATGAAGTCTTTGTCGTTGTTTCTGTTTTCAGTTTGCGCCCTGTCCGCAGCGACCACGTTCGCGCAGGCTCCCAAGGGACCGCCGAATCCGGCCACTAACCCCGTGCCGAACAATCCTGCACAAAATCCCAACGGCCAGTTTGGTCAGCCCTTTAATCCCGGCGCGGGTGCGCAAAATGCTGCCGCGGTGCGCGAAGCCATGATGAAGCGGTTTGATCGCAACGGCGATGGCCGACTCGATCAGCAAGAGCAACTGGCGGCGACGAAAGCCATGCAGCAGCAGGGCATTCGCGTTCCCGGCGCACCGAACCTCGTGGGTCCTGGCAAAAACGCCGGGCCGCAAGCTGGCCCTGGTTTGCAGGCCCCACAACCGCAACAGCCCCCGGCTCCCAAGCTCAACAAGCGGGAAGAGCTATTGCTCAAGCGGTTCGATAAAGATGGCGATGGCAAACTGAACAACGAAGAAAAAGCAGCCGCCCGCGCAGAACTCGGTCAGAAGAACAAGACCGACAAGAAGTAA
- a CDS encoding EF-hand domain-containing protein translates to MKILTGLVFGCCAVVATGLWAEEGKGPGKRPEGKGPPPGAKRGPGGPGGEAMRAEMLKKFDKDGDGKLSEDERASLMAAMKERGGRPGGPGAGKRGPGGPGRPNFAELMKKFDKDGDGKLSEDERAAAREAMPKGGPGRRPGGPQGEKKPE, encoded by the coding sequence ATGAAGATTTTGACCGGCTTGGTGTTCGGCTGTTGCGCCGTGGTGGCAACGGGTTTGTGGGCGGAAGAAGGAAAAGGCCCAGGCAAACGACCCGAAGGTAAGGGTCCGCCTCCTGGTGCGAAACGTGGTCCTGGCGGCCCCGGTGGCGAAGCCATGCGAGCTGAAATGCTGAAGAAGTTCGACAAGGACGGTGATGGCAAACTGAGCGAAGACGAACGAGCCTCGCTCATGGCTGCCATGAAAGAGCGCGGCGGTCGACCGGGTGGCCCAGGTGCTGGCAAGCGCGGCCCGGGTGGTCCTGGCAGACCCAACTTCGCCGAGCTGATGAAGAAGTTCGACAAGGATGGTGACGGCAAGTTAAGCGAAGACGAACGAGCCGCCGCTCGCGAAGCGATGCCCAAGGGTGGTCCAGGCCGTCGTCCCGGCGGACCTCAGGGTGAGAAGAAGCCCGAGTAG